The Mycolicibacterium mucogenicum DSM 44124 genomic sequence CTATTCACTCGTGCTGGCAACGCTTTTGGTGACCATGGGCAGCCTCGGCGACCGGTTCGGCCGGCGCCGGCTGTTGCTCATCGGCGCCGTCGGGTTCGCCGTCATCTCGGCTGCCGCGGCGTTCGCACCCAGCGCCGGCTTCCTGGTGGCCGCGCGTGCCGCACTCGCCGTGTTCGGCGCCATGCTGATGCCGTCGACGCTGTCACTGATCCGCAACATCTTCACCGAGGCCACGTCGCGCCGGCTCGCCATCGCCATCTGGGCGTCGTGCTTCGCGGCCGGCTCGGCCCTGGGCCCGATCGTCGGTGGCCTGCTGCTGCAGCACTTCCACTGGGGCGCGGTCTTCATGATCGCCGTGCCGATCCTGCTGCCGCTGCTGGTACTGGCGCCCAAGCTGGTGCCGGAATCGCGGGACCCGAACCCGGGCCCGATCGACGCGCTGAGCGTGCTGCTGTCACTGGTGGCCATGCTGCCGATCGTGTGGGCGATCAAGACCTCCGCACATGACGGCGTCTCGGCGGTGACGCTGGCGGCCGTCGCCCTGGGCGTCGCTGCGGGCGTCTGGTTCGTGCGTCGGCAGAACAGCAGTGCCACACCGATTCTCGACATGCGGCTGTTCCGAAACGGCCCGTTCACGGCGTCGATCCTGGCCAACTTCCTGTCGATGGTGGGCCTCATCGGGTTCCTGTTCTTCGTCTCGCAGCACCTACAGCTGGTACTCGGACTGGCTCCGCTGACCGCCGCGCTGGTCATGTTGCCGGGAGCGGCGGCCTCGACCATCGCGGGCATCGCTGTCGTGCGGCTGACCAAACGGTTCGCGCCGCAGACGCTGATGGTCACCGGTCTGCTCCTGGTGGCCGCCGGCTTCCTGCTCATCGTGCTGTTCCGTCACGACCTGACGATGGTCGGCGTCATCGCGTCGTTCACCGTGCTGGAGCTGGGTGTCGGTGTGTCGCAGACGATCTCGAACGACACCATCGTGGCGTCGGTGCCGCCGGAGAAGGCCGGCGCGGCGTCTGCGGTGTCGGAGACCGCCTATGAGCTGGGCGCGGTGATCGGCACCGCCGGGCTGGGCACCATGTTCACCGCGTTCTACCGCGCGAACGTCGAACTGCCCGGCGCCCTGTCACCCGCGCAGTCGGCCGACGCCGGCGAGAGCATCGGCGGCGCGATCTCGGTGGCCCGGACCCTGCCGGCCGAGCTCGGCAACCACCTGATGGAGTCGGCACGCGTCGCCTTCGATTCGGGGATCGGCGCCACTGCGGCAACCGCCGCGACGCTGGTTCTGATCGCCGCGGCGATCGTGGGTGCCGCCTTCCGCACCCGGCAGTAGTCCCTGAATGCACTGTGGCCCCATCGCCTTTCGGCGGTGGGGCCACAGTCGCGTAGGAGTTACTTGCTGCCGGATTCGCCCTTGGCCGCCTTGGGCGCCTTCGGAGCCTTGGTGGCACCCTTGATGGCGCCTGCGATCGACTTCGCGACCTTGGACACGGGGTTCTGCGCCTTCTTGGTCTTGGGCGCGGTGTCCTTGGGCGTGGTCACGGTGTCGGCATCCTTGGTCGCGCCCTTGGTGTCCGTCGCCTTGGTGTCGGCGGCCTTGGTCGCGCCCGTGGCGTCGGCGCCCTTGGCATCGGCATCCTTGGTGTCCGCGGCCTTGGTGTCAGCGGCCTTGGTGTCAGCAGCCTTGGTGTCAGCAGCCTTGGTGTCAGCAGCCTTGGTGTCGGCGTCCTTGCTGGACGTGTCCTTCGCCGCGTCGGTCGACGGGGCCGCCTCGGTCGAGGTCGCCGCGGTTGCCGTCGCTGCCTTCTTCGTCGTCGCCGTGTCGGTCGAACCGGCGGCGGAGGGCTCCGTGGCCGTCTTCGCGGTCTCGGCTGCCGGCGCCGCCGCCAGAGCGGCAGTTGTCGTTGCGGCAACGGGGACGGTGACGCCGCCCGGTGCGTTCGGGTTCACGTTCAGCGCCGTGATGATCCGGTTGACGATGTACGGAACGGTGCCGGTCTCAAAGTCCGTGACATTCTTCTGAATGTTCTGCACCAGGCTCACCACGTTGTTGAGCACGCCGTTGTAGATGGTGCCCGGGTTCAGAGTGAGCACCGACTGCAGGATTCCCGTCACGCTCTTGACCACCTGCTGCACCACCGGCGTGGTTCCGAGGCACGAGCCGCAGCCGATTCCGACGGTCGAGATCGCCAGGCCGGCGACCAGAGCGGTCACCGAATCCAGCACCGCGGGCACCATGGCCTCCGCCACGGCCAACGGTTGCTGCAGGATGTTCTGCACCGGCCCGTTGATGCCGGTGATCAACTGCAGCCCGCCCGGGAGCAGACCACCCACCAGCGAGTCGATGGCGCCGTTGACGTTGAGCGTGCCGAGGTTCCCCAACACGTTGACGAGGGTGCCCGGCAACGCGCCACCGAGGGTGAACGTCGCGCCGGTGATGTTGCCGATCAACTGCATGCCCTGCTGCACGCCGTAGTTGGCGTCGAGCACCACCTGGCGCACCAGCGGGTTCACGCTGGTCTCCACCATGTAGCTGGTTTGCCCGACGGTCTCGGCCAGCGCGTTGTAGATGTTGCCAAGCGCCACGATCGGGTTGACCAATGCCGTCAGCTGCACATCGGAAACCTGCACATGCGGAACGGCCGGCAGATGCGTTGGAGTCTGCGGCACCACCGGCGCCACAGCAATCACGCTCGCTCCTGCGAGGGCAATGCCCGCAGTGACATACGGCTTCATTGTGAGCTGCATTTGAGTCCTCCCAGTTATCGCGACACCCGTGTGGCGCAGAAATTTACCCCTAGTAGATAGGCATTTTTAACGAACCTACACATTTCCCAGCTAACCAAAATCGACCCGTCAGGAAATTGTCAACCTCGTTAGATTGCTACTCCAGCGGGCAAGTTAGCTGCGCTACCAATTCAGCAAATTGGTTGAGGAGAACCGCCCAAATCGCGACCATTCACGGCACAACGAGTTCACAGCGTGAGGAGACCCACGTCACACCATGCAGCGAACGGATTGTCCAGCACGCCACAAACGCGGTGCGTCGATAAATTGCAGTTTCAGCAAATTACGCTACGCGTAACTTGCGCACGCGTCAGTCGTAGCCGCGGACAGCCCACCGCGAACGCCTCGCGCAGACCCGGCGTCCACATGGTGAGACGGTGCGTCGAGCCTGAGCGCGCCGCGGGATTCATGCGGCCGAAGTTTGCCGGCGGCGGGCGATCCCGCCGGCCACCGACGTCGCCACGACGGTCAGCAGCGCGCCGAGAATCAGCGCCGACGGCTCGCCGGGACTCAGCAGCTGCTGCTGGGTCCCCAACGTGGCGGCGGCCACCGGAACACCCAGTTGCGCGGCCGCCAGCACCGCGAGCGACAGCGGCTGCCCGAACAGCCGGCCACTGAGATGCGCCAGCACCGCTCCCACGCCCAGCGCCACACCCAACCCGATCAGGTCCGGGTGCGCACCGAGTTCTCGCACCTGCAGCGATGCGCCGAGCCAGACGAAGAACAACGGTGCGAAGAACCCCTCGGTGATGCCGAACAACTGGCGCGCCAGCCGGCGCGGCTCGCCGATCGCCGACAGGCACAGGCCCAGCGCGAAACCCGCGAGCATGATCGACACGTGCGTCGACTTCGCCAGCGCAGCCAGGCCGAACAGCACGATCAGGCTGATCCTCAGTTCCAGCGCCAGGTGCCGGCTGTGCGAGTACTTGTGCATCCGCTTGAGCCACCCGCGTTTGGCTTCGTACCGCAGGAAGAAGTACAGGAGGACCGCGCACGCGGCGATCGCCAGGACGCCCACCGCTGCGCGCGGGGCACCGGCC encodes the following:
- the lfrA gene encoding efflux MFS transporter LfrA; this translates as MSTSLVTNEVTNRTPQRHWWALAVLMLPVLLVSIDNTVLAFALPRIAEDFRPSAATQLWLVDIYSLVLATLLVTMGSLGDRFGRRRLLLIGAVGFAVISAAAAFAPSAGFLVAARAALAVFGAMLMPSTLSLIRNIFTEATSRRLAIAIWASCFAAGSALGPIVGGLLLQHFHWGAVFMIAVPILLPLLVLAPKLVPESRDPNPGPIDALSVLLSLVAMLPIVWAIKTSAHDGVSAVTLAAVALGVAAGVWFVRRQNSSATPILDMRLFRNGPFTASILANFLSMVGLIGFLFFVSQHLQLVLGLAPLTAALVMLPGAAASTIAGIAVVRLTKRFAPQTLMVTGLLLVAAGFLLIVLFRHDLTMVGVIASFTVLELGVGVSQTISNDTIVASVPPEKAGAASAVSETAYELGAVIGTAGLGTMFTAFYRANVELPGALSPAQSADAGESIGGAISVARTLPAELGNHLMESARVAFDSGIGATAATAATLVLIAAAIVGAAFRTRQ
- a CDS encoding cation:proton antiporter; translation: MGDFGFHALALVAVIGLVGPLLAAVPKLRVPLIVGELAAGIVVGRTGFGIVDADNPTFVLLADIGFALVMFIVGTHVPVRDKSLRGDLPRALLRAVVVGAFAAALGTVIAHLFGTGHAPLYAVLMASSSAALALPVIQSLGLTGPSVLSVTAQIAIADAASIVLLPLVINPAGAPRAAVGVLAIAACAVLLYFFLRYEAKRGWLKRMHKYSHSRHLALELRISLIVLFGLAALAKSTHVSIMLAGFALGLCLSAIGEPRRLARQLFGITEGFFAPLFFVWLGASLQVRELGAHPDLIGLGVALGVGAVLAHLSGRLFGQPLSLAVLAAAQLGVPVAAATLGTQQQLLSPGEPSALILGALLTVVATSVAGGIARRRQTSAA